In Anopheles gambiae chromosome 2, idAnoGambNW_F1_1, whole genome shotgun sequence, a single window of DNA contains:
- the LOC1281570 gene encoding uncharacterized protein LOC1281570 isoform X1 — MSWRSGDEEMIVRTDSSSSCRLEQEFEEDWDLMQFYLSSDQTLDQTTPYVETNEIMEGSGDGSPQSSMCMVKAAELFPKPILEKEEEKLTVRFTELAGESVRYLGQTDEGILALSNYRLFLQKNTTGAEVSVPLGLIESTQVRDLFHLIVNCKDASTVRCSFATSEQCSEWHRRITLSIGVPETLEALFAFPFHAWASESPTLNQDNEWAGRLQRVGSFDDEFRREAERLQFDLQGAWRISQANAEFKLCPSYPRLLLVPACISDDTLQNVASFRSSRRIPAVVWRHQRTGAVIARCSQPEVGWLGWRNSKDEQLLKALSDACSFDRGTQDKAGDGTRRTRTQTDCSEASSDGSPPRSPEGSHEEVEMDEPKKILIVDARSYTSAVTNRARGGGCECAEYYPSAEIQFMSLGNIHVIRKSFHALRQLCASQADIPNWLGLLERTLWLQHLSGLLAASMVVCHAIERNGRPVLVHCSDGWDRTPQIVATAQLCLDPYYRTIEGFRVLVEREWLSFGHKFADRCGHGPGSDETNERCPVFLQWLDCVHQIHRQFPCSFEFDMGYLIKLAQHSHSCLFGTFLCNTVKERQENSVPDRTFSVWPFLSGPIYKNHLYMPNRERVLWPAHNVRDLRLWTEVYLGSWGGHNQPSASEVADYPTASVPTGGADVVVPGAVGVRSIGPGVVESTASIAVGIGSTSVDAVGDAMASSSPASCSPEQNGSMTKTRSYSDIKEATSGGVMARRSSDPSMTLDPSIINRTGGPATLNLSQEESSIDSNLSSDRETSPDLPSIDDRLLHRGVTASSFIQHATEKLQSLTQELNQSDEELEQAIKNQRNLLAAGRSPARCPADTNGDAGTPGNPLSSSTSSSLYPNGSIGGVNSLAAAAAATLIPTATTNVRPSFTTTSISNGATTLQQQHAGSEAGHPYRFQPIVPELPTTTTTMDVSRCSPKLECRESSSSPTARQQQNVVLWPDTIDENTARIIKIESYHSSTVGGNKDVLDGGGGGGGGGGFLHGSNRTVIGRPVMAGDDMMMESVDLTIGGSDDGSFAGDKTHSASPNRLESPGLNESSLSPNLWHGSIETSTDTLVPVDQYPPPLGPIDTSALSTHHEQNLLPTSHSLAGGKATQGTGTADGGDAARDVRERRKSSLLSTQEREGSHCGVSGGGSISLAVGNSDSSQLSLVNGKGSEATTAPSDNAGGAEVTGDSCAAKAQTGDSNGCDFTSDSHDYDRKLSNQSTLALTGDTLPKDQPDYGNQQQQPQDSTLGNDRGGGEGGGSRSVPPSTFAQNSNSSNCSSVNYNKLKANNGLSTTTVPPPLSGTGQTTTNSNLLTSMMLMDESIIIQPQFQQLEINGKQPPNDGGGAAAAAAGGGYPPLMPQRRRRNSSNSKHDLMSPCKPTNGSLSPSATHSRFSTPGARSLPLTPPSVPYASDRPPVATFSCPDGLAHALSEQNLRLQQIVYEHRLREEALQRELYATRLALLKKTCQNCCSSSAQPQYGNDDPVPVSISITSVAAFTTTATATSAIEDRVAMVDGTRSSNHSIDNSQRAGSDCMGTITSISTTATTTVTATTAEGVVTGMSAAGSAWLGASVYGLLSEAAPEPDSGNHILLFSDEENEVEKDKEKESMAGSSVTAAKERCLYEAVLKHNHRLAHNVRMWRTVRQFLERTRQKRMAVCPPSVVLAREAFKHPSESFSLEDPISEYYADSSDVEGESECSSSRSSIIEETASQVDMRGRKGTNSSPYDGTTTIIIHDSEDEKDVDIIVSGSGGGGGGGGGGGEEDGSDKEEDDDDDDGEEDDVENDDPELSSQLMVDSMNENASNCSWEAVDDRSAPSSGANSSQQMQYSSSGVGGSTSVLWVPDHAVTRCTTCQTVFWIGLRKHHCRSCGQIFCAECSDYTAHLPEERLYQPVRLCGPCYQRISSMTVPATSSVSTTGGSSSTMVSSAVSNSVVATGQAVNNGTSNNNNALGEDGGNASFLQHRTNVTAAAAASMMMRDRITSMSQIQSLLATECSSEASRASESCCKQNVTAATN, encoded by the exons ATCATGGAGGGTTCGGGCGACGGTTCCCCGCAATCGTCGATGTGCATGGTGAAGGcggctgagctcttcccgaaGCCGATCCTCGagaaggaggaagaaaagCTCACCGTACGATTTACCGAGC TTGCCGGTGAATCCGTACGTTATCTCGGTCAGACAGATGAAGGCATACTGGCACTGTCCAACTATCGGCTGTTCCTGCAGAAGAACACCACCGGTGCCGAAGTGTCCGTCCCGCTTGGCCTGATCGAATCGACGCAAGTGCGTGACCTGTTCCATCTGATCGTGAACTGCAAAGATGCCAGCACCGTACG ATGTTCGTTTGCCACGTCGGAGCAGTGCAGCGAATGGCACCGGCGGATAACGCTATCGATCGGTGTGCCCGAAACGCTGGAGGCCCTGTTTGCGTTTCCGTTTCACGCGTGGGCCTCCGAGTCGCCCACGCTCAACCAGGACAACGAATGGGCCGGCCGTCTGCAGCGCGTCGGCTCGTTCGACGACGAGTTCCGGCGGGAGGCCGAACGGTTACAGTTCGATCTGCAGGGTGCGTGGCGCATCAGCCAGGCGAATGCGGAGTTTAAGCTGTGCCCATCGTACccgcggctgctgctggtgccggcCTGCATCTCGGACGATACGCTGCAGAATGTGGCCAGCTTTCGCAGCTCGCGGCGCATACCGGCGGTCGTGTGGCGCCATCAGCGTACCGGCGCGGTCATCGCGCGCTGCAGTCAGCCCGAGGTCGGGTGGCTCGGGTGGCGCAACTCGAAGGATGAGCAGCTGCTGAAGGCGCTGTCCGATGCGTGCTCGTTCGATCGGGGCACGCAGGATAAGGCCGGCGATGGTACGAGACGGACGCGCACGCAAACCGACTGCTCGGAAGCGTCCAGCGACGGCAGCCCACCGCGCAGCCCCGAGGGCAGCCACGAGGAGGTGGAAATGGACGAGCCGAAGAAGATACTGATCGTGGACGCACGGTCGTACACGTCCGCGGTCACGAATCGGGCCCGGGGCGGTGGCTGCGAATGCGCCGAGTACTACCCGAGTGCGGAGATACAGTTCATGAGCCTCGGCAACATACACGTAATCAGGAAAAGCTTTCATGCGCTGCGGCAGCTCTGCGCCTCGCAAGCGGACATTCCAAA TTGGCTTGGATTGCTGGAGCGAACGCTTTGGTTGCAGCATCTGTCCGGCTTGCTGGCGGCCTCGATGGTGGTGTGCCACGCGATCGAGCGCAACGGTCGGCCGGTGCTGGTACACTGTTCCGATGGGTGGGACCGCACGCCGCAGATCGTGGCCACGGCGCAGCTCTGCCTCGATCCGTACTACCGCACGATCGAGGGCTTCCGCGTGCTGGTCGAGCGGGAGTGGCTGAGCTTCGGGCATAAGTTTGCCGACCGGTGCGGCCACGGTCCGGGATCGGACGAGACGAACGAGCGCTGTCCCGTGTTTCTGCAGTGGCTCGACTGCGTCCATCAGATTCATCGCCAGTTTCCCTGCAGCTTTGAGTTTGATATGGGCTATCTG ATCAAACTAGCGCAACATTCGCACTCGTGCCTGTTTGGAACGTTCCTGTGCAACACGGTGAAGGAGCGGCAGGAAAACAGCGTCCCCGATCGTACGTTCTCCGTGTGGCCTTTCCTATCCGGTCCGATCTACAAGAACCACCTGTACATGCCGAACCGCGAACGCGTCCTGTGGCCGGCGCACAACGTGCGCGATCTGCGCCTCTGGACGGAAGTGTACCTGGGCAGCTGGGGAGGCCACAATCAACCGTCGGCCTCCGAGGTGGCCGACTATCCAACGGCAAGCGTGCCGACCGGCGGTGCGGATGTCGTCGTACCCGGTGCGGTCGGTGTGAGAAGTATCGGGCCCGGTGTGGTGGAATCGACTGCTAGTATCGCCGTCGGCATTGGATCGACCTCTGTGGATGCTGTAGGCGATGCGATGGCCAGCTCATCGCCGGCCAGCTGCAGCCCGGAGCAGAACGGATCGATGACGAAGACGCGCTCGTACAGCGATATCAAGGAGGCGACCTCAGGTGGCGTCATGGCGCGTCGCTCAAGCGATCCAAGCATGACCCTAGATCCAAG CATTATCAATAGAACGGGCGGTCCAGCGACGCTCAACCTCTCGCAGGAGGAAAGTTCAATCGACTCCAACCTCTCGTCCGACCGCGAGACCTCGCCCGATCTGCCCTCCATCGACGATCGCCTGTTGCATCGTGGCGTAACGGCCAGTTCCTTTATACAGCACGCCACCGAAAAGCTGCAAAGCCTCACGCAGGAGCTGAACCAATCGGACGAGGAGCTGGAGCAAGCCATCAAGAACCAGCGCAACCTACTAGCAGCTGGGCGCAGTCCTGCGCGCTGCCCTGCCGATACGAACGGCGACGCCGGGACTCCGGGCAACCCTCTCTCTTCCTCAACCTCCTCTAGTCTCTACCCTAACGGAAGCATTGGTGGCGTCAACAGTTTAGCGGCCGCCGCAGCAGCCACACTAATTCCAACCGCCACCACCAATGTTCGACCCTCCTTTACGACCACCAGCATCAGCAATGGTGCGAcgacgctgcagcagcagcacgctgGTAGCGAAGCAGGACACCCTTACCGCTTTCAACCCATCGTTCCGGAACtgccaacgacgacgacgacgatggatGTGTCGCGATGCTCGCCCAAGCTCGAGTGCCGGGAGTCGAGCAGCAGTCCAACGGccaggcagcagcaaaacgttGTACTATGGCCGGACACGATCGACGAAAATACGGCTCGCATTATCAAAATCGAGTCGTACCACTCGTCCACGGTCGGTGGAAATAAGGACGTGctggacggtggtggtggtggcggtggcggtggcggtttCCTGCACGGCTCAAATCGTACCGTCATCGGGCGGCCCGTCATGGCCGGCGACGACATGATGATGGAAAGCGTCGATCTGACCATCGGTGGATCCGACGACGGCAGCTTCGCTGGTG ACAAAACACACTCCGCCTCGCCAAACCGCCTAGAATCGCCCGGTCTGAACGAGAGCTCGCTTAGTCCCAATCTGTGGCACGGATCGATAGAAACCAGTACGGACACACTGGTGCCAGTCGATCAATATCCTCCACCGTTGGGACCGATCGATACAAGCGCTCTAAGCACGCACCACGAGCAAAATCTGCTGCCTACCTCTCATTCGTTAGCGGGAGGCAAGGCAACGCAAGGCACCGGTACGGCAGATGGCGGTGACGCGGCCCGGGACGTACGTGAGCGACGGAAGTCATCACTACTATCAACGCAAGAGCGGGAGGGAAGTCACTGCGGTGTCAGCGGTGGCGGTAGTATTAGTTTAGCCGTAGGAAACAGTGATAGCAGTCAGCTGAGTCTTGTTAATGGTAAAGGATCGGAAGCGACGACGGCGCCAAGCGACAACGCAGGCGGGGCCGAGGTCACGGGCGATAGCTGTGCCGCCAAAGCTCAGACTGGTGATAGTAATGGATGTGATTTTACTAGTGATAGTCATGATTACGATAGG AAATTATCAAATCAATCAACGCTGGCGTTGACCGGCGATACGCTACCAAAAGATCAACCTGATTAtggcaaccagcagcagcagcctcagGACTCTACATTGGGAAATGATCGTGGGGGAGGAGAAGGTGGAGGAAGTCGATCAGTTCCGCCATCAACCTTCGCCCAGAACAGCAATTCCAGCAACTGCAGTAGCGTTAACTACAATAAACTAAAAGCAAACAATGGCTTGTCGACGACGACGGTACCCCCGCCGCTGTCCGGGACGGGACAAACCACCACTAACAGCAACCTGCTCACCtcgatgatgctgatggacgaAAGCATCATCATCCAGCCACAGTTCCAGCAGCTTGAAATCAATGGCAAACAGCCGCCGAACGACGgtggcggtgctgctgctgctgctgcaggcggCGGATACCCTCCATTAATGCCACAGCGACGAAGAAGAAACTCGTCCAACTCGAAGCACGACCTGATGAGTCCCTGCAAACCAACCAATGGAAG TTTATCCCCAAGTGCCACACATTCCCGGTTCTCGACGCCGGGCGCCCGGTCACTGCCACTAACACCACCGAGTGTACCGTACGCGTCGGATAGGCCACCGGTAGCGACCTTCTCCTGTCCGGACGGGTTGGCCCACGCCCTCTCCGAGCAGAACCTACGCCTCCAGCAGATCGTTTACGAACATCGG CTGCGCGAGGAAGCGTTACAGCGCGAGCTGTACGCGACGCGGTTAGCATTGCTGAAGAAAACCTGCCAGAACTGTTGTAGCAGCAGCGCCCAGCCACAGTACGGCAATGACGATCCG GTGCCGGTGAGCATTTCCATTACCAGTGTTGCTGCTTTCACTACTACCGCAACTGCCACGTCCGCGATAGAAGACCGCGTCGCCATGGTCGACGGCacacgcagcagcaaccacagtATCGACAACAGCCAACGCGCCGGAAGTGATTGTATGGGCACTATCACCTCCATTAGTACCACTGCCACCACGACCGTCACGGCCACCACTGCTGAAGGTGTCGTCACTGGCATGTCCGCAGCCGGCAGTGCCTGGTTGGGAGCTTCCGTCTACGGTCTGCTGTCCGAGGCGGCCCCAGAACCAGACAGCGGTAACCATATTTTGCTATTTTCCGATGAGGAGAACGAAGTAGAAAAGgacaaggagaaagagagcatgGCTGGTAGTAGCGTAACGGCCGCGAAGGAACGTTGCCTGTATGAAGCCGTACTGAAGCACAATCATCGCTTGGCGCACAACGTGCGAATGTGGCGTACCGTGCGCCAGTTCCTGGAGCGTACAAGACAGAAGCGAATGGCTGTCTGTCCTCCGTCGGTGGTTCTAGCAAGGGAAGCGTTCAAGCATCCGTCCGAGTCCTTCTCCCTGGAGGATCCTATCAGCGAGTACTACGCCGATAGTAGTGATGTTGAGGGCGAAAGCGAGTGTAGTAGCAGTCGTAGTAGTATCATAGAGGAAACTGCTAGCCAAGTTGACATGAGAGGCCGGAAAGGCACAAACAGCAGCCCGTATGATGGGACTACTACTATCATCATCCATGACTCCGAAGATGAAAAAGATGTTGACATTATAGTtagtggcagtggtggtggtggtggtggtggtggtggtggcggcgaaGAAGATGGCAGTGATAAAGAGgaagacgatgatgatgatgatggtgaagaGGATGATGTTGAGAATGATGATCCGGAACTATCCTCCCAACTG ATGGTAGATTCGATGAACGAAAACGCGTCCAACTGCTCGTGGGAAGCGGTCGACGACCGTAGCGCACCGTCGTCGGGCGCCAACTCCTCGCAGCAGATGcagtacagcagcagcggtgtcGGGGGCAGCACCAGCGTGCTGTGGGTGCCGGACCACGCGGTCACCCGGTGCACCACGTGCCAGACGGTGTTTTGGATCGGGCTGCGCAAGCATCACTGCCGCTCGTGCGGCCAGATCTTTTGTGCGGAGTGTTCCGACTATACGGCCCACCTGCCCGAGGAGCGGCTGTACCAACCGGTTCGACTGTGTGGCCCCTGCTACCAGCGGATCTCATCCATGACGGTTCCTGCTACCAGTTCCGTTTCCACCACCGGTGGCAGCAGTAGTACGATGGTGTCCTCCGCCGTGAGCAACAGTGTCGTAGCAACCGGCCAGGCAGTGAACAACGGCAcaagcaacaataacaacgcACTGGGCGAAGATGGCGGCAATGCGTCGTTTCTGCAGCACCGAACGAACGTGACGGCGGCCGCGGCAGCCAGCATGATGATGCGCGATCGGATCACTAGCATGAGCCAGATCCAGTCGTTGCTGGCGACCGAATGCAGCTCGGAAGCATCGCGCGCTAGTGAGAGCTGCTGCAAGCAGAATGTTACCGCCGCGACGAACTAA
- the LOC1281570 gene encoding uncharacterized protein LOC1281570 isoform X5, with translation MSWRSGDEEMIVRTDSSSSCRLEQEFEEDWDLMQFYLSSDQTLDQTTPYVETNEIMEGSGDGSPQSSMCMVKAAELFPKPILEKEEEKLTVRFTELAGESVRYLGQTDEGILALSNYRLFLQKNTTGAEVSVPLGLIESTQVRDLFHLIVNCKDASTVRCSFATSEQCSEWHRRITLSIGVPETLEALFAFPFHAWASESPTLNQDNEWAGRLQRVGSFDDEFRREAERLQFDLQGAWRISQANAEFKLCPSYPRLLLVPACISDDTLQNVASFRSSRRIPAVVWRHQRTGAVIARCSQPEVGWLGWRNSKDEQLLKALSDACSFDRGTQDKAGDGTRRTRTQTDCSEASSDGSPPRSPEGSHEEVEMDEPKKILIVDARSYTSAVTNRARGGGCECAEYYPSAEIQFMSLGNIHVIRKSFHALRQLCASQADIPNWLGLLERTLWLQHLSGLLAASMVVCHAIERNGRPVLVHCSDGWDRTPQIVATAQLCLDPYYRTIEGFRVLVEREWLSFGHKFADRCGHGPGSDETNERCPVFLQWLDCVHQIHRQFPCSFEFDMGYLIKLAQHSHSCLFGTFLCNTVKERQENSVPDRTFSVWPFLSGPIYKNHLYMPNRERVLWPAHNVRDLRLWTEVYLGSWGGHNQPSASEVADYPTASVPTGGADVVVPGAVGVRSIGPGVVESTASIAVGIGSTSVDAVGDAMASSSPASCSPEQNGSMTKTRSYSDIKEATSGGVMARRSSDPSMTLDPSIINRTGGPATLNLSQEESSIDSNLSSDRETSPDLPSIDDRLLHRGVTASSFIQHATEKLQSLTQELNQSDEELEQAIKNQRNLLAAGRSPARCPADTNGDAGTPGNPLSSSTSSSLYPNGSIGGVNSLAAAAAATLIPTATTNVRPSFTTTSISNGATTLQQQHAGSEAGHPYRFQPIVPELPTTTTTMDVSRCSPKLECRESSSSPTARQQQNVVLWPDTIDENTARIIKIESYHSSTVGGNKDVLDGGGGGGGGGGFLHGSNRTVIGRPVMAGDDMMMESVDLTIGGSDDGSFAGDKTHSASPNRLESPGLNESSLSPNLWHGSIETSTDTLVPVDQYPPPLGPIDTSALSTHHEQNLLPTSHSLAGGKATQGTGTADGGDAARDVRERRKSSLLSTQEREGSHCGVSGGGSISLAVGNSDSSQLSLVNGKGSEATTAPSDNAGGAEVTGDSCAAKAQTGDSNGCDFTSDSHDYDRKLSNQSTLALTGDTLPKDQPDYGNQQQQPQDSTLGNDRGGGEGGGSRSVPPSTFAQNSNSSNCSSVNYNKLKANNGLSTTTVPPPLSGTGQTTTNSNLLTSMMLMDESIIIQPQFQQLEINGKQPPNDGGGAAAAAAGGGYPPLMPQRRRRNSSNSKHDLMSPCKPTNGSLSPSATHSRFSTPGARSLPLTPPSVPYASDRPPVATFSCPDGLAHALSEQNLRLQQIVYEHRLREEALQRELYATRLALLKKTCQNCCSSSAQPQYGNDDPPPSPCCCWLCERQNLR, from the exons ATCATGGAGGGTTCGGGCGACGGTTCCCCGCAATCGTCGATGTGCATGGTGAAGGcggctgagctcttcccgaaGCCGATCCTCGagaaggaggaagaaaagCTCACCGTACGATTTACCGAGC TTGCCGGTGAATCCGTACGTTATCTCGGTCAGACAGATGAAGGCATACTGGCACTGTCCAACTATCGGCTGTTCCTGCAGAAGAACACCACCGGTGCCGAAGTGTCCGTCCCGCTTGGCCTGATCGAATCGACGCAAGTGCGTGACCTGTTCCATCTGATCGTGAACTGCAAAGATGCCAGCACCGTACG ATGTTCGTTTGCCACGTCGGAGCAGTGCAGCGAATGGCACCGGCGGATAACGCTATCGATCGGTGTGCCCGAAACGCTGGAGGCCCTGTTTGCGTTTCCGTTTCACGCGTGGGCCTCCGAGTCGCCCACGCTCAACCAGGACAACGAATGGGCCGGCCGTCTGCAGCGCGTCGGCTCGTTCGACGACGAGTTCCGGCGGGAGGCCGAACGGTTACAGTTCGATCTGCAGGGTGCGTGGCGCATCAGCCAGGCGAATGCGGAGTTTAAGCTGTGCCCATCGTACccgcggctgctgctggtgccggcCTGCATCTCGGACGATACGCTGCAGAATGTGGCCAGCTTTCGCAGCTCGCGGCGCATACCGGCGGTCGTGTGGCGCCATCAGCGTACCGGCGCGGTCATCGCGCGCTGCAGTCAGCCCGAGGTCGGGTGGCTCGGGTGGCGCAACTCGAAGGATGAGCAGCTGCTGAAGGCGCTGTCCGATGCGTGCTCGTTCGATCGGGGCACGCAGGATAAGGCCGGCGATGGTACGAGACGGACGCGCACGCAAACCGACTGCTCGGAAGCGTCCAGCGACGGCAGCCCACCGCGCAGCCCCGAGGGCAGCCACGAGGAGGTGGAAATGGACGAGCCGAAGAAGATACTGATCGTGGACGCACGGTCGTACACGTCCGCGGTCACGAATCGGGCCCGGGGCGGTGGCTGCGAATGCGCCGAGTACTACCCGAGTGCGGAGATACAGTTCATGAGCCTCGGCAACATACACGTAATCAGGAAAAGCTTTCATGCGCTGCGGCAGCTCTGCGCCTCGCAAGCGGACATTCCAAA TTGGCTTGGATTGCTGGAGCGAACGCTTTGGTTGCAGCATCTGTCCGGCTTGCTGGCGGCCTCGATGGTGGTGTGCCACGCGATCGAGCGCAACGGTCGGCCGGTGCTGGTACACTGTTCCGATGGGTGGGACCGCACGCCGCAGATCGTGGCCACGGCGCAGCTCTGCCTCGATCCGTACTACCGCACGATCGAGGGCTTCCGCGTGCTGGTCGAGCGGGAGTGGCTGAGCTTCGGGCATAAGTTTGCCGACCGGTGCGGCCACGGTCCGGGATCGGACGAGACGAACGAGCGCTGTCCCGTGTTTCTGCAGTGGCTCGACTGCGTCCATCAGATTCATCGCCAGTTTCCCTGCAGCTTTGAGTTTGATATGGGCTATCTG ATCAAACTAGCGCAACATTCGCACTCGTGCCTGTTTGGAACGTTCCTGTGCAACACGGTGAAGGAGCGGCAGGAAAACAGCGTCCCCGATCGTACGTTCTCCGTGTGGCCTTTCCTATCCGGTCCGATCTACAAGAACCACCTGTACATGCCGAACCGCGAACGCGTCCTGTGGCCGGCGCACAACGTGCGCGATCTGCGCCTCTGGACGGAAGTGTACCTGGGCAGCTGGGGAGGCCACAATCAACCGTCGGCCTCCGAGGTGGCCGACTATCCAACGGCAAGCGTGCCGACCGGCGGTGCGGATGTCGTCGTACCCGGTGCGGTCGGTGTGAGAAGTATCGGGCCCGGTGTGGTGGAATCGACTGCTAGTATCGCCGTCGGCATTGGATCGACCTCTGTGGATGCTGTAGGCGATGCGATGGCCAGCTCATCGCCGGCCAGCTGCAGCCCGGAGCAGAACGGATCGATGACGAAGACGCGCTCGTACAGCGATATCAAGGAGGCGACCTCAGGTGGCGTCATGGCGCGTCGCTCAAGCGATCCAAGCATGACCCTAGATCCAAG CATTATCAATAGAACGGGCGGTCCAGCGACGCTCAACCTCTCGCAGGAGGAAAGTTCAATCGACTCCAACCTCTCGTCCGACCGCGAGACCTCGCCCGATCTGCCCTCCATCGACGATCGCCTGTTGCATCGTGGCGTAACGGCCAGTTCCTTTATACAGCACGCCACCGAAAAGCTGCAAAGCCTCACGCAGGAGCTGAACCAATCGGACGAGGAGCTGGAGCAAGCCATCAAGAACCAGCGCAACCTACTAGCAGCTGGGCGCAGTCCTGCGCGCTGCCCTGCCGATACGAACGGCGACGCCGGGACTCCGGGCAACCCTCTCTCTTCCTCAACCTCCTCTAGTCTCTACCCTAACGGAAGCATTGGTGGCGTCAACAGTTTAGCGGCCGCCGCAGCAGCCACACTAATTCCAACCGCCACCACCAATGTTCGACCCTCCTTTACGACCACCAGCATCAGCAATGGTGCGAcgacgctgcagcagcagcacgctgGTAGCGAAGCAGGACACCCTTACCGCTTTCAACCCATCGTTCCGGAACtgccaacgacgacgacgacgatggatGTGTCGCGATGCTCGCCCAAGCTCGAGTGCCGGGAGTCGAGCAGCAGTCCAACGGccaggcagcagcaaaacgttGTACTATGGCCGGACACGATCGACGAAAATACGGCTCGCATTATCAAAATCGAGTCGTACCACTCGTCCACGGTCGGTGGAAATAAGGACGTGctggacggtggtggtggtggcggtggcggtggcggtttCCTGCACGGCTCAAATCGTACCGTCATCGGGCGGCCCGTCATGGCCGGCGACGACATGATGATGGAAAGCGTCGATCTGACCATCGGTGGATCCGACGACGGCAGCTTCGCTGGTG ACAAAACACACTCCGCCTCGCCAAACCGCCTAGAATCGCCCGGTCTGAACGAGAGCTCGCTTAGTCCCAATCTGTGGCACGGATCGATAGAAACCAGTACGGACACACTGGTGCCAGTCGATCAATATCCTCCACCGTTGGGACCGATCGATACAAGCGCTCTAAGCACGCACCACGAGCAAAATCTGCTGCCTACCTCTCATTCGTTAGCGGGAGGCAAGGCAACGCAAGGCACCGGTACGGCAGATGGCGGTGACGCGGCCCGGGACGTACGTGAGCGACGGAAGTCATCACTACTATCAACGCAAGAGCGGGAGGGAAGTCACTGCGGTGTCAGCGGTGGCGGTAGTATTAGTTTAGCCGTAGGAAACAGTGATAGCAGTCAGCTGAGTCTTGTTAATGGTAAAGGATCGGAAGCGACGACGGCGCCAAGCGACAACGCAGGCGGGGCCGAGGTCACGGGCGATAGCTGTGCCGCCAAAGCTCAGACTGGTGATAGTAATGGATGTGATTTTACTAGTGATAGTCATGATTACGATAGG AAATTATCAAATCAATCAACGCTGGCGTTGACCGGCGATACGCTACCAAAAGATCAACCTGATTAtggcaaccagcagcagcagcctcagGACTCTACATTGGGAAATGATCGTGGGGGAGGAGAAGGTGGAGGAAGTCGATCAGTTCCGCCATCAACCTTCGCCCAGAACAGCAATTCCAGCAACTGCAGTAGCGTTAACTACAATAAACTAAAAGCAAACAATGGCTTGTCGACGACGACGGTACCCCCGCCGCTGTCCGGGACGGGACAAACCACCACTAACAGCAACCTGCTCACCtcgatgatgctgatggacgaAAGCATCATCATCCAGCCACAGTTCCAGCAGCTTGAAATCAATGGCAAACAGCCGCCGAACGACGgtggcggtgctgctgctgctgctgcaggcggCGGATACCCTCCATTAATGCCACAGCGACGAAGAAGAAACTCGTCCAACTCGAAGCACGACCTGATGAGTCCCTGCAAACCAACCAATGGAAG TTTATCCCCAAGTGCCACACATTCCCGGTTCTCGACGCCGGGCGCCCGGTCACTGCCACTAACACCACCGAGTGTACCGTACGCGTCGGATAGGCCACCGGTAGCGACCTTCTCCTGTCCGGACGGGTTGGCCCACGCCCTCTCCGAGCAGAACCTACGCCTCCAGCAGATCGTTTACGAACATCGG CTGCGCGAGGAAGCGTTACAGCGCGAGCTGTACGCGACGCGGTTAGCATTGCTGAAGAAAACCTGCCAGAACTGTTGTAGCAGCAGCGCCCAGCCACAGTACGGCAATGACGATCCG CCACCTTcaccctgctgctgttggcttTGCGAGCGACAAAATTTACGCTAA